The following is a genomic window from Sedimenticola thiotaurini.
GGCTTCAAGTATTCGAATAAACAGTGGTATATTCATAATATCTATGAAAGAAATCGATTATTTATCGCTGGATGGGCGGAGTTTGCGGACATTCCTGGTGGTCCTGGAAGAGATCTCTGTCTCCCGGGCGGCTGATCGCCTGGGCGTGACCCAGTCCGCCGTCAGTCACCAGTTGGATAAACTGCGCATTGCACTGGGTGATCCCCTGTTTGTGCGTTCCGGTCGTAATATCGTTCCCACGGAGAGGGCGATTGCGCTACGGGAGCCCATCCGGTCTGTGTTGGATGAGTTGAAAGAGTTAACTGATCAGCGGCTGTTTGATCCCCTGATCGGCTCCCAGGAGTGGACCGTCGCCGCCAACGATTTTCAGCGGGACCTGATCTTTCCTCGCTTGCTGAAGGATCTGCGGCGCGAGGGGGTGGATGGCCGGTTTCACTTTATCCCATCCGGTATCCCTACCACCGACCTGCTGCGTCAGGGACGCTGTCAGCTGTTGGTCACGCCTTTTCCCCCGGAAGGGCCGGACATTTTCCAGACACGGCTGTTTGAGGATCGATTGGTCTGCTATTACGACAGCAAAGTCCGACAGCCCCCGGGCACCTTGAAAGAGTATCTTGAGGCGGATTACATCGAAGTCTCTTTTGCCGACAACGAGTCGGCCTATCATCATCTGTCCGATGTGGCGGCACTGGATCTGAAAAAGCCCAGCGTGTCGGTACCCGGATTTACAGCGGTATCCAGATTTCTCAAGGGCACCGATCTGATCACTACCCAACTGAGTCTGATGGCCAGAATCAACCTGCTGGGGTTTGCCACTGCACCACTGCCGTTCAAGACCAGAAAATACGTTATGTATCTGGCATGGCATAAACGGGACCATACCGACCCGGCCCACCAGTGGCTGCGGCAACGCATCAAGTGCATCACGGAAGCGATACAGGTTGTGGATTAAATCCCGAGAAATGCTCAGGTTTATTGAGTTTGTTTGCTCCCGAGGTCACAATACGCCCAACTGTTTTTCAGCATTAATCAATCAATGGGTAGCAGTATGAATGAAGTCCCCAGCCCCCCTCGTAAAGGTCGTCCCTTCTCCGATTTGCTTGTCGAACTGGAAGATGGCTCAGCCATTCTCAATCCCGGTGTACACCCCTTACCGGATCTCCTCTCCATGCCAGCAGAAACGGTACTGGAGGCGTTCAAGAAAAGTCAGCAGAAAGATTTTCTGGAGATTATTGATCGGTTGGAGGATCCGCAAAACCCGCTCAATCGCCTGCTCAACGAGTTGCGGGAGATTGCTGAGAAGGATGCCGATAACCGCTTCAATGAACTGGCCCTGTTTCAATCCGGTGCATTGAAAGAGCTGTTTATAACCCTGCACAACCATGTGATGGATCACCCGGTCTGGCGGCATCCCTTTTTCCTACGGATATTCGCAGGTGATTTTGACCAACCCCAGTTGACCCGGTTTGCCAAGCACTATTTCAACCAGGTGAAAAATACCCGTCAGTGTGTGGCCCTTGCTCTGGGCCGTTTTTCCGGTCTGATGCCGCTTCCTTATGGCAGCATCAACGAACGGGTATCCGAACTGGCCCAGATTGTCCTGGCACAGCTGCTGGCGGATGAATACGGGGTAGGGACCCATGCGGTGGAGGACTACCCGGACCTGCATGGGCTGCTCACTTCGACCACCCACATCGTGATGTACCGGAATCTGTTCGAAGGTCTGGGGGTTCCGTTTGAGGAGCAGGACGTGGCGATGTTGCCCGGTGTGGCGGATAACGTACTCACCCAACGGCTGCTGTCGGATCACCCCTCCTTTACCCTGGTTGAGTCCCTGGCTTCTGTTGGTCTCGGCATGGAGTGGGGTGTGCCGGAATTCTTCAGCCTGTTGCTGGGCGGCATGATCCGCTGGGGATGGAAAAACAGTGTTCCGCTCACCCAGCAGCAGTTGATTGTCTTTATCGCCCATGTGCAGTACGACGTACTGCATGCCATTTCAGTCATGTTGATCACCAGCTTCTTCAACCATGAAAACGATGCCCTGGTGCAGATCAAGCAGGCCACCAACACGTTGATGTCCAGTCGTTACAACATGATGAGCGATGTTTATCGCCATGTGTTCGAAGAGGATTGTCCCGATATTAACGCCATCGGCCTGGCCCCGGAATACCACTTGAAAGACCGGCGTATTGCCGATGCGCTTATCCAGGCGCGCAGAGAGGTGGCCTCCGATCGTGTCATCGGTGGAGAAGCGTACCGACGCAGCGAAAGCCTGCCGTTTGTTTTTTCCTGATTCATAGAGTTTTTTACCATGCAGAAATTTTCCAGTGATGCGGGCGAGCGCTTCCGCAAGCGTCTCATACTGACCGCCAAGGGGCGCCACGGGGCCAGGGATATGACCCGGGAGCAGGCCCGGGAAGCACTCCGTTTTATCTTCTCCAACGAGGCCCATCCGGCCCAGATCGGCGCCTTCCTCACCGCCATGCGATTCAAAGGTACCAAGGTGGAGGAGATGAAAGGTTTTCTCGATGCCATGGAGGAGGCGGCTACCCTGATTGCTCCCGGGGTCGAGGGCCTGGTTAACTGTAATGGGCCTTACGATGGTCGCAAGAAAGCGCTCAATCTGAGTGTGCCGGCAGCTATTGTGGCCGCTGCCGCCGGGGTACCGGTAGTGTTGCATTCCAACACCGGCCTGCCACCCAAGGATGGTGTGACCAGTGCCCGCCTGCTGGAGGCGCTGGGGATTGCCGCAGCCCGGGAGCCGGAGCAGGTGGCCCGGGATATTGAGCGGAAGGGGTTCGGTCATCTCCATGCCAGCCGCTATCTGCATGGCGTTGAGCGGCTCAAGCCGTACCGCCAGGTGCTGTTCTATCGATCCTTTCTGCACGCCTGTGAGGTGATGCTGAATCCTGCCGGCGCCCAGCGCACCCTGATCGGCGCAGCCCATGAATCATTCCTGGAACGCTTTGCCACGGCGGCGGGTGAACGGGGTCAGCAACGGGTGCTGGTGGTGCAGGGTGTGGATGGCAGTGATGAACTGCCGCTGGCGCCCACGCCGGTAGTGGAGTATTGCGAGGGGCGGATTGAAAAGTACACCCTGGCGCCGGGTGACTTCGGGTTGCAGGAGAAGAAACACCACCCCTGCCTGGCACCGGTCGAGTCGGCCGTGTTGATCGAAGCAATGCTTGGCGGGACCGCGGAAGAGCCCCTGGACGCCCTGATTTACAACGCCGGGGTACGTATTCAACTGGGTGGAAAGAGTAACACTATTGAAGCGGGTATCGCGCTGGCGCGGGATCTGTTGTCCAGTGGTGCGGCCATGGAGAAGTTGCGCGAACTGCGTGGGTGAGAGGTCTGCGGTTGCTGAAATGCCAGCTGCTTCTGCCCACGCTGTCCAGCGTCAGTCGAACCAGTTGCAGACCGTAACGGGATAAAACAGGCCGGCTGTCCGGGAGGACAACCGGCCTTTCTGTTGCTGTCCCGTTGTGACGGGACTGTCCTGCCGGCGCAAACTACTCCGAACCGTAGCCGTAGCGCTGGATGACGGCCCGGGCGGCGTCGCTCTTCAGGTAGTCGATCAGTGCCGGAGCGGCCGGGTTATCCTTGCCCCGGTTCAGCAGTACCGCATCCTGACGAATGGGGGTATACAGATTGTCGGGTATCGGCCAGCGGCTTCCTGAACCATCCAGGGCGATCTGCGCTAATGCGACAAATCCAAGCTGAGCATTGCCGGTGGCGACAAACTGATGGGTCTGGGAGATGCTGTCACCGAGCACCAGCTTCGGCGCCAGTTGTTGGTACAGGCCCAGGTTGCGCATCACCTCCACTGAAGCGGCACCATAGGGTGCGGTTTTGGGATTGGCGATGGCCAGCTTCTGGAAATCATCCTCGCTCAGGGAGTGCTCATCAACCGCCCGGTTGGCATCACTGCTCCACAGGACCAACTTGCCGACCGCATAGGTGAAGCGCCCACTGGCCTGGCCCGCCTGCTCCATCAACTCGGGTCGTCGCTGGTCGGCGGCAAGGAACACCTCGAAGGGGGCGCCGCCGTGGACAATCTGGGTATAGAGCTTGCCGGTGGAGCCGAAGCTCAACACCGCATGATGTCCGCTGGATTTTTCAAAATCGGCGGCAATCTCTTTCATGGCCGCGGTGAAGTTGGCCGCCACGGCCACATGGACACTATCCGCCAGTGCCACCGTGCTGCCCAGAATCAGGCTCAGCACACCCAGGGTACGGGACAATTTTTTTACATACATCTGACTACTCCATTGCGATTAAGGTTTGTCATAAAAAGGGATTTTTGCCACGGGGAATCAATCAACGCCGAGAATGACATGGCTCGCCTTGATCAGGGCGCAAAGAGCCATTCCCTTGCGCAATCCCAGCGCCTGCTCGCTCTCCTTGGTGACAATGGCGGCGATATGTTTGTCGCCTTCCATTTCAATCACCACCTCGCTGCCGATCTGGCCGGTATGAACGCGGGAGACAAGGCCACAGAGTCGATTGCGGGCACTGCTGCGCAGGCACTCATTGGCCGGTGCCACGATGACTGAACTGGCCTTGAACAGGGCATAGGCATCACGCCCTTCGGTCAGTCCCATCTCCACCAGGCTTTCCCGGGTGATGGTTGCGGTCAGACGGGCGTCGCGGTTGATGGCCAGAGTGACTTCGGCATTCACCGGGCCGGTCCGGGTCTCGATAACAGTTCCCCGTAGTTGATTTCGTGCGCTGGTACGCATGGCAAGTCTCCTCATCAGTTGCTGCAGTTGATCCAGGTCTGCCATCTCCCGGCTCATGCCCGCCAGTACCCGCCGGTACTCCGCTTCCATACGGCGGAAGGCCTCGATCATGTTTTTGCCCTGCTCGGTGAGCAGGGTCTCTCCACCCTGGGAGCCGCCGGGTCGACGAATCAGTAGGGGTGGATCGACCAGGTTATTGATACGGTTAACAGCGTCCCAGGCACTCCGGTAACTGATGCCGAGGGCCTTGGCGGCGGCAGATATGGAGCCCCGTTCATCAATCGCTTCCAGTAGCTCTACCCGTTCCGCTGTCAGGTCCACACCGTTGTTGCCACTCATCCAGAGACGGCCATCCACGTGCGATAGTGTGTTGCTCATGGTCCTGCTCCGGTGAAAGGTCTGATCGATATGAAAACGGTCTGCATAACGGTCTCCTCACTTGTCTGCTGCTGTTGGAATGTCAGGAGCAAACTCCGTACCAGACCGGTAACTTATTGATTTGAATGGCGGGATTGGTCTGTTGCTACGATCGCTTGTGCGACATGCAACAAAAACGCATAACGGGCTGGTCGCAAATCCTACAGGGAGTGGGGACCTGGAGTGGCAGGGCAGATGGAGCGGGTTGTATGGTTGATCGACAGACGTCGGGAGAACGGAGATTGGATGGAATCGGCAGTGCTAAGGGTTTGCGTGTTCAGAACATAAAAAGGGTGGACACAGAATCTGTGTCCACCCTGCTGGGTTTGCAACACTGTAACCTTCAGATCAGGTCGACAGTCTGGCCGTTATAACGACACACCGAGCGACTCCATGGTCTTGATGGTCAGCTGACCTTCCGCAAGCCGGCTGTCGCGCTGATACATTTTTAATGCGGAAAGGGTCTCGTGGCCAATAACACCATCGATCTGACCGGGCTTGTAACCCTTCTGTTTCAGTGCCGCCTGAATCCGTTTTACCACGCCCGGGGTAGTGTTGGTTTCACAAAGAATTGAGCGCCACTCCATGCGGCTGTCCGATACCTTGCTCTGCTCGGTAATGGTTGAGTAGACGGCCGGAATGGCATAACGCTTCTCCGCTGCCTGGGACGCCAGTTTTTTAACCTTTACCACCTTGTACTCGGCTGGAACGGTGACGGTTGCCATCCGCGGCTCCTCCACCATCACCAGTCGTTTAACGGTGTTGTATTGGGCAGGAATGACCCGTTTGGAAGTCCGGGCCGGAGTCACCTCAACCTGACGGGAGACGGTTTTGTACTGGGCGGGCACATCCACCAGACACATGATCTCGCCGGTGCTGTTGTCAATGCGCTCAATCGGACCACGACCCTTTTTCCAGGTGGTGTAGGCCGGCTTGATCATGACCTGTTCTGAGACGGTCTTGTAAGTGGCAGGAATTTCCACCAACTCTTCAGACGCTTCCCTGACCAGAACTTCTTCGGTTTTCCATTCGTGACGGGCCGGAATCAGCTTGGCCTCTACCGACTCCTCTTTGACCAGTACACGCTGTTCGGTCCACTCATATCGGGCCGGGATAACTTCAACCCGCTCTGTGGGCTCATTGACGAGCACTTTTTTCTGTACCGATTGATAGGTGGCTGGTGTCAATACCCGGGCGTAACAGTGTCCAGCTACCGCGTCCGGTGGCAGCAGACTGCCGCTATCCGCACTGGCCATGGCCGGCTGTTTGGTCATGTGCTCGGCGGTGATCTCTTCCATGGCCATCTCCATATCGGCCTTCTCTTTCTGGGCCTGCATCAATTGGGCCTGACTTTGATTCAACTCAGACTCCAGCTCTGTCACCCGGTTGTTGTTTGTGGTTGCACAGCCGCCCAAGGTCAAACCGATGGTTGCCGCACCTAATGCTAAAAAAATTCTGGTTCTGTTCATGTCTTTAACTCCCTATCCGGTGGTATGTCATAAAGTCACTGGTATTGTTAAAGACCATCAACAGCACCAATCCCTGCAGGCAGTCTACGCGTGACCGGTGAGTTGGTTTGTCAATAATTGTGAACAGCAGGATGTAATCCCCGAATGGGATACGAATAACGGGTTGTAGCAGACGGTTATGCGCTATCCGATGGACCGGTTATTGTGCCCTGTGAACATCGTTTGACAGTTCATAAACAGTGGATTAGCTGCGGTTTTACATCTGTAATCGCAACGTTTTTCACACGGCTGACCGGAACATCTGCGTCAGCTTAGCCATTTTCTGATAAACGGCCAGACCGGCAGGATGGATAGCCGTGCAGCAGACCGCCTAATCACCACTGAATTGTGCGGGTTAACGGGAACTTAACTTTGTTATGATACGGCCAATGACCATAAATGGTATCTCGGCATGAAACTGCTCCTGGCCATCCGGGTGAAAGTCCAATCAGCATGAACAACGGTAAGAGTAACGAAAAAAATGACAGTCGGGCACCTGAAGCCCTGATGCTGCTCAGTACCCACTGCGTACACTGTTCGTCGGTTTTGCAAAGCCTGGCGGATCTGGTGAAGCAGGGCGTACTCTCCAGGCTCGAAGTTATCAATCTGGAACAGCGCCCAGAGACCGCGGATGAACTGGATGTGCGTTCGGTTCCATGGGTTCGTATCGGCCCGTTCGAGCTGACCGGAGAGCGCAGTCTGGCGGAGTTGCGGGAGTGGGCCCAGACCTCCACCACCAACCGGGGTATCCGGGACTATATCGAAACCATGTTGGCCGAAGGTGAAGTGGAGCGGATTCTGTCGATGATTGCGAAAGATCCCGCTGCCATGGCGCGGGTGATTGAGCTGCTGGACTTTGCCGATGAGAAACTGCATGTGCGCCTCGGTATCGGCGTGATCATGGAGGAGTACGAAGGGAAGCCGTTGTTGAAATCGTACATACCGCAACTGGGCCAGTTGACCCGGCACGCCGATCCCCGGGTTCGGGGTGATGCCTGCCACTACCTGGCCCTGAGTCATGGCAGTGAGGCGCGGGCATTTATTCTGCCGCTGCTGCAGGATGAAAATGCCGACGTGCGGGAAGTGGCTGAAGAGAGCCTGGAGTCCCTGCTGAAGTGAATGGCCCATTGTACGGGATCGGGGCATCTGATTAGATGCTTCCCCGCCGGCCGGTATACTGGTGGCCGTTATCCTATTGCCGGATTATCTGTTGAAAGTTTTCCAATCCGATGGAAACTTCAACCCGTACGATGTGCCGTGAGGAGCACCCGTATGTCTAATGCTACGTCTGAAACCTGTCAACGTCCGCAGCAGTATCTGCAACCGGGACGATTTATCGACTCGGATCATCCGCGGGTGCTCGATTTTGTGCAGCGTTATAAAGTCCCGGGGAATAGGGCAATCGATAGCGCCATCCGCCTCTATCTGGCGGTGCGGGACGAGATACTCTATGACCCCTACCTGGTGGGTCCCGATCCACGCTATTTTCGCGCCAGTGACTGCCTGGCCGCAGGGCGCGGTTTCTGTATTCCCAAGGCAGCACTGCTAGCGGCCTGTGCCCGAGCGATCGGTGTTCCGGCCCGGGTCGGCTATGCGGACGTGCGTAATCACCTAGCGTCAAAGCGGCTGGATGAGCTGATCGGTGGCAATCGTTATCACTGGCACAGCTATACCGATCTCTATCTGGAAGGGCGCTGGGTGAAGGCAACGCCGGCGTTTAACCGGGCGTTGTGCGAACGTTTCGGTGTCCATGTGCTTGAGTTTGACGGGCGCCATGACTCCCTGCTGCAGCCGTTCGACCAGTCCGGGAATCGTCACATGGCCTATGAGCGTCAGCGGGGTGTGTTTGAAGATGTACCCTATGAACGCATCCTGGCAGATTTCGAGAGCAACCATCCACGCTGGCTGCATCATCGGAATGACCTGGACGACGAACTGTTCGGACACCGGGGGCGGGCCGAAAACGGGACGGCCTGACCGGTCTCTCTGCCAGCCGTCGACCGTCCCGCTACTCTCTCTTCATTCAGACAGGGACTGCATCAGAACCCCGAGGAAACGTCCTGCTTCACCCCCGGTCACCGCCCGGTGATCGAAAGTGAGTGACAGGGGCAGCACCCGGTGTACGTGCGGTTCACCATTCACCGCCACCACGGCATCGTAGCTGTGTCCGGCGCCGAGGATGGCCACGGTGGGCGGTACCACCACCGGATTGGCGTGCCGTCCGGCGATGGTGCCGAAGTTGGAGAGGGTGAAGGTGTTACCCCGCAACCGGTCCGGCGCGATGCTGCGCTCCTTTACTGCCTGCTTGATCTGGTCCAGCTGTTCCCGCAGCTGGCCGGCGGAATACTGCCCGACATCCGAAATCACCGGTACAAAAAGCCCATCCGGGGTGTCGGTGGCGATACCCAGGTGTACCTTCTTCAACAGACGCCGGCCGATGGCGTGGGCGTCGTACCAGGCGTTCAGCGCCGGCTCTGCTTCACAGGCCGCCAGGATGGCCCGGATCAGGCGCACGGTGACATCTTCACCCGTTTTCCAGTGCTGGATGTCCACCACGTCGAACAGGGTGACCGGAACCACCTCCGCATGGGCCTGGGCCATGCTGCGGGCCATGGAACGGCGCACACCCCGCAGCAGCTCCATGGGGCCGACCTCGGCGAGGATCTTCGCCACCCGCTGTATGTCGGCAGCGGTGACCGTATCCTTGGGGCCGGTCGGGGTGACGATGGAGAGATCCACATCCAGCTGTTTGGCCAGGGCGCGCACCGCCGGGGTTGCCTTGATACCGCCGCCGGCCCGATTGCTGATTTCGCTGGGCCGCTCCCGGATCACCTCGGCGCCACTCTTGACTTCACCGACTACGGCGCCGGGATCTTCCCGCTTTGGTTGGGGTGGCGGCGCTGTTGCCGTCCCGCTCTCGATCCGAAACTCCACCAGTGGGTCCCCCACCTGGACGATGTCGCCATCTTCCCCATAGCACTTGGCGATGATGCCGGCCTCCGGCGAGGGGATCTCCACAATCGCTTTGGCGGTCTCCACCGACAGCAGCAACTGGCCCTGCTGGACGCTGTCTCCCGGTTTCACCTGCCATGTGACGATCTCCGCCTCCTGCAGTCCTTCACCCAGATCGGGTAGATTGAAGAGTTTCATGCGGCACCTCCCTCGGCAACCGCTCCCTGCGTTGCTCTACCTCCTGCATCCATGCAGTCGTGTGCCGCACCCCGACGGACGACATTTAGTGAAAATCGAATTGCTTGATGATTGTTCATGCATACTCCATGGTCTGTCTGACGGCGTCGATGATGCGCTCTGTGCCGGGCATGTAGTGTCCCTCCAGGCGGAACATCGGCATCACGGTGTCAAAGCCGGTAACCCGGCGAATCGGCGCGAACAGGGACATCAATCCCTCTTCCGCCAGGCGGGCGGCGATCTCGGCGCTGACACTGCAGGTGCGGGCGGCCTCCTGCACGATAACGCAGCGACCGGTGCGGCCTACCGATTCCAGAATGGTCTCCATGTCGATCGGCTTGATGGTGGCCAGGTCGATCACTTCCGCCTCGATACCCTCACCGGCCAACTGCTCGGCAGCCTGCTGGGTCTCATGCAGCATGGCCCCCCAGCTGACCAGGGTGATGTCGCTGCCCGGACGCAGCACGAAACAGGTATCCAGCGGCAGCGCCTCGCCGTTATCCTCAACCGCCTGTTTCATCAGCCGGTAGACCCGCTTCGGTTCCAGGAACACCACCGGGTCGGGATCCCGGATGGCTGCCAGCAGCAGGCCGTAGGCGCGGGTGGGGGAGGAGGGGATCACTACCCGGATACCCGGAATATGGGCAAACATCGCCTCGGTGCTTTCGGAGTGGTGTTCTGGAGCGTGGATGCCGCCGCCGTAGGGCGCCCGCAGCACCATGGGGCAACTGAGACGGCCCCGGGTGCGGTTGCGCATGCGTGAGGCGTGGCTGATCAACTGATCGATGGTCGGGGGGATGAAGCCCATGAACTGGATCTCCGCCACCGGATGCAGACCCTGGGTGGCCATGCCGACCGCCGTACCGGCGATCATGTTCTCCGCCAGGGGAGTGTCCAGGACCCGCTCACTGCCGAATTTTTCCAGCAGCCCCACGGTGGCGCGAAAGACACCGCCATTGACGCCGATATCCTGGCCCAGGATCACCATCGCCGGATCCCGCTCCATCTCATGCATCAGGGCCAGGTTGACCGCTTCCACCAGGGTGATTTCAGTCATGGTTCACCTCCTTGCCCAGCAGAGACTGGCGTTGCGCCTGCAGTTCCCGGGGCAGTTCTGCGTAGAGTGAATCGAACATGCTCTCCGGCTTTTGCGGAGGCGTGTCCAGGTAGTGGCGTACCTCCTGTTCAATCTCCGCCTGGCAAGCCTGGATCAACCGGGTCTCCTGCTCCTCCGACCAGATCTGGCGACGCTCCATGAAGCGCCTCAGGCGCGGCACCGGATCCAGCCTGCGATGCGCTTCCAGCTCCTCCTCGCTGCGATAGCGAGTGGCGTCGTCGGCGGTGGTGTGGTGGCAGAGACGATAGCTGATCGCCTCGATCAGGGTCGGACCGCCGCCGTCCCGGGCCTTTTCAATCGCCTCGGCGACGTAATGGCGCACCGCGATCGGGTCATTGCCATCGAGCTGCACACCGGGTATGCCTGCCGCAATCGCCTTCTGGGCCAGGGTCTCCGCGCGGCTTTGCAGATTCCGCGGTACGGAGATGGCCCACTGGTTGTTGTTGATCACAAAGACCAGGGGCAGATTCCAGGCGCCGGCCAGGTTGATCGCCTCGTAGAAATCCCCCTTGGAGGTACCCCCATCCCCCAGCAGGCAGACCACTACCCGGGGCTGTTTGCGGTACTTGATGGCGAAGGCTACGCCGGTGGCCTGGGTGGTGTGGGTGGCGATGGGCACGCAGATGGGAAAGTCGTCACCCAGTTTGGGATTGGCCATGCCCCGTTCATCACCACCCCAGTAGAGCAGCAGATCCCGCACCCGGAAGTGGCGGAACAGCAGGGCGCCGTTTTCCCGGAAACTGGGCAGGATGATGTCTTCGGGACGCATGGCGTGTCCGACCCCGGCCCCGATCGCCTCCTGCCCGAGGGAGGAGGCGAAAGTGCCCAGTTGGCCGGTGCGCTGGAGGGCGATGGCCCGCTCATCATAGAGGCGGGTAAACACCATGTTCCGGTAGAGCGCCTGGAGCGCCTCGGTCTCTTCCGCCAGGGGCGGTAGATCACCGACCGGCACCCCATCGGGATCCAGAAACTGGTGGTATTCGATCTGAAAAGCGCGTGATTGATTCAAACCTGACCTCCTGTAATGCAGCACTTAAGCGGTGCTCAAGTGACGATCTGAAGTGGGCAGCAAGGTGCTGTTTTGACAACGGATCGTTTGGTCAATGTTTCAGGCTGTATGGCTGTTATGGGACGCCGGCGCGTGTCTGAAGCACGCGGGTGGCGTTAAGGTGATGACGCCTGAAAACCGTTTCTCACAGCAAAGTTGGTTACTCTCCAGTTTAGTACATCCTGCGCACGGTGAAGTTCAGGGTCGCCATGGAAACGGGGCGATTTGGTGCAGTGCGGCGGGCCGGAATGGGATAGAATGGCGCTCCGTTCCATGGCTGACAGGCCCACTATTAATCGGTTTAACGCTCTATCTGATGGCTTTCCCGGAATCGCTCACTGTTTCACTCTCCAGCTTCACCCTGATCGCCCTGGCCGAGGTGGGCGACAAGAGCCAGTTGGTCTGCCTGTCGCTGGCAACGCGGCACCGACACTGGCCAGTCATTCTGGGGGCGGCGGCCGCTTTTGCCCTGCTTAATCTGTTGGCTGTACTGTTTGGTGCCGGCGTGGCGGTCTGGGTGCCGGAGCAGGTGATGGCCGGTTTGGTGGCGCTGCTGTTCAGTGGATTTGGGATTCATGCCCTGTTGGCCGCTGAGGAAGTGCAGTCCGAAGCGGTCGAGGAGAGCCCGGGACA
Proteins encoded in this region:
- the pdhA gene encoding pyruvate dehydrogenase (acetyl-transferring) E1 component subunit alpha; this translates as MNQSRAFQIEYHQFLDPDGVPVGDLPPLAEETEALQALYRNMVFTRLYDERAIALQRTGQLGTFASSLGQEAIGAGVGHAMRPEDIILPSFRENGALLFRHFRVRDLLLYWGGDERGMANPKLGDDFPICVPIATHTTQATGVAFAIKYRKQPRVVVCLLGDGGTSKGDFYEAINLAGAWNLPLVFVINNNQWAISVPRNLQSRAETLAQKAIAAGIPGVQLDGNDPIAVRHYVAEAIEKARDGGGPTLIEAISYRLCHHTTADDATRYRSEEELEAHRRLDPVPRLRRFMERRQIWSEEQETRLIQACQAEIEQEVRHYLDTPPQKPESMFDSLYAELPRELQAQRQSLLGKEVNHD
- a CDS encoding TMEM165/GDT1 family protein — translated: MAFPESLTVSLSSFTLIALAEVGDKSQLVCLSLATRHRHWPVILGAAAAFALLNLLAVLFGAGVAVWVPEQVMAGLVALLFSGFGIHALLAAEEVQSEAVEESPGHGIFLTTLLLILVAEFGDKTQIAVAGLAGNLLPLPVWIGATLALLLVSGLGVWAGRTLLQRLPLHWLHRASGVIFILFGVLAAWRAAMLSTATV